One genomic segment of Methanobacterium spitsbergense includes these proteins:
- a CDS encoding PRC-barrel domain-containing protein — translation MKANEFIGMKVLDKEANEVGKVAEIAVVFKKCLVDKIFVSMGSALSKKYLVIVEEDIAEIGDYLQLKIDKAGLEEQVKVDKIDDFLGNATKYKDFIGKTVLTKSGMDVGKITDMLIDPKGCLIHNIVVTTGGTLNKKHIMISDEDIDAMGDYLILNLDQKQVEDRID, via the coding sequence ATGAAAGCCAACGAGTTTATTGGAATGAAAGTACTTGATAAAGAAGCAAATGAAGTGGGTAAAGTAGCGGAAATTGCTGTTGTCTTTAAAAAATGTCTTGTAGACAAGATATTTGTATCAATGGGTTCTGCCTTGAGCAAAAAATATTTGGTAATAGTTGAAGAAGATATAGCCGAGATTGGAGATTATTTACAGTTAAAAATCGATAAAGCAGGGTTAGAAGAACAGGTCAAAGTTGATAAGATTGATGATTTCCTGGGTAATGCAACAAAATATAAAGATTTCATTGGAAAAACAGTTCTAACCAAAAGTGGGATGGACGTAGGAAAGATCACAGATATGCTGATAGATCCAAAGGGTTGCCTCATACACAATATCGTTGTAACAACAGGTGGCACTCTAAACAAAAAACATATTATGATATCTGACGAAGATATAGATGCTATGGGAGATTATTTGATACTTAATTTAGACCAAAAACAAGTAGAAGATAGAATAGATTAA
- a CDS encoding class I SAM-dependent methyltransferase, translating into MKLDSKINITLEITNFFNKFKGDSNLENVKKHFEEEAEEFDKTIQQLIPLYSEMIDSMITALPYNVSDKFKVLDLGCGTGNVSKAVKERFPRAMIDCIDIAENMIEMAKIKLEDYNDIKYYTGDFAEFDFEAKYDVVVSSLALHHIKTDEEKKRFYMRIYGVLSKGGVFLNSDSVLGSNESLNEIYTEKWVEFMLQNVPKEEVEEKWLPKHEEEDFPAPLIKHLQWLNEIGFKNIDIVWKYYGSAVYCGTKL; encoded by the coding sequence ATGAAGTTAGATTCTAAAATAAATATTACATTGGAAATAACTAATTTTTTCAATAAATTTAAAGGGGATAGCAATTTGGAAAACGTTAAAAAACATTTTGAAGAAGAAGCAGAAGAATTTGACAAAACCATTCAACAATTGATACCATTGTACTCTGAAATGATAGATTCTATGATTACTGCATTACCATATAATGTTTCCGATAAATTTAAAGTGCTTGATCTAGGTTGCGGAACAGGAAATGTATCTAAAGCGGTTAAAGAAAGATTTCCCAGAGCAATGATTGACTGTATAGATATTGCTGAGAATATGATAGAAATGGCAAAGATCAAACTTGAAGATTACAACGACATAAAATATTATACTGGAGACTTCGCTGAATTTGATTTTGAAGCAAAATACGATGTTGTTGTTTCCTCTCTTGCACTTCATCATATAAAAACAGATGAAGAAAAAAAGAGATTCTACATGAGAATTTATGGTGTTTTAAGTAAGGGAGGAGTTTTCCTTAATTCAGACAGTGTTCTTGGATCAAATGAAAGTTTGAACGAAATTTATACGGAAAAATGGGTTGAATTCATGTTACAGAATGTACCAAAGGAAGAAGTTGAAGAAAAATGGCTACCAAAACATGAGGAGGAAGATTTTCCAGCTCCATTAATCAAACATCTTCAATGGTTAAATGAAATAGGATTTAAAAATATTGATATTGTTTGGAAGTACTATGGATCGGCTGTTTATTGTGGAACAAAACTATAA
- a CDS encoding dCTP deaminase, whose protein sequence is MLGENELKKLFPDFKELVQPSGIDLRINEVFIQVGPGSLIDNEKNLPELEKLEPPIYVLKPKTAYLVTIDRKIKIPKGCSMLYLPRSTLLRSFISVHTAVGDPGFYGTLQFMVYNYGEFDYTVKKGERIAQGVVFDVTGSGEYNGSYQEDE, encoded by the coding sequence ATGCTTGGAGAAAATGAACTAAAAAAATTATTTCCAGATTTCAAAGAACTTGTACAACCTTCAGGAATTGATTTAAGAATTAATGAAGTTTTCATACAAGTTGGACCAGGATCATTAATTGACAATGAAAAAAATCTACCTGAACTAGAAAAGTTAGAACCCCCTATTTATGTATTAAAACCTAAAACAGCATATCTTGTAACTATAGACCGGAAAATAAAGATACCAAAAGGCTGTTCAATGCTCTATCTACCACGTTCTACTCTTTTAAGATCATTTATATCTGTTCACACTGCTGTGGGTGACCCGGGATTTTATGGAACACTACAATTTATGGTATACAATTATGGAGAATTTGATTATACAGTTAAAAAGGGTGAAAGAATAGCACAGGGTGTTGTGTTTGATGTTACTGGTTCTGGTGAATACAATGGAAGCTACCAGGAAGATGAATAA
- a CDS encoding DUF763 domain-containing protein yields the protein MQSRRGVVNLPLHGGKAPKWLFNRMVKLTTGVVDVMLYEYDSDEFLRRISNPHWFQAFSCVLGFDWHSSGTTTTTCGALKMAINPEEHGMIVAGGKGRASRKTPADIEAAGDIFSLSTTKIEDLIHSSKISAKIDNSCIQDGYQLYHHSFLLTEGGNWAVIQQGMNQETRYARRYHWLGESADNYLEEPHMGICCDIQNPKTLDMTSMDSNEARNVSVDLICDNPEHLKKYFKDRTPILSKSQMKLDNYFNEFKMPRHHPVLNQDLSNREFEVLKRAWEIQPSNYEELISLEGMGPKKIRALALISDLVYGSTPSWEDPVKYSFTHGGKDGYPYPVDREVYDHSIQTLKDALDQAKLEKKDKYHAIKRLEGLVNH from the coding sequence ATGCAATCAAGACGAGGAGTTGTTAATCTACCCCTTCATGGAGGTAAAGCACCTAAATGGCTGTTTAATAGGATGGTAAAATTAACAACAGGCGTTGTGGATGTGATGCTCTATGAATATGATTCAGATGAATTTTTAAGACGTATCTCCAATCCTCACTGGTTCCAAGCCTTCTCTTGTGTATTGGGTTTTGATTGGCATTCTTCAGGAACAACTACGACTACATGTGGTGCATTGAAAATGGCCATCAATCCAGAAGAACATGGAATGATAGTTGCAGGAGGAAAAGGAAGGGCATCGAGAAAAACACCTGCAGATATTGAAGCTGCTGGAGATATATTTTCTCTGTCCACAACAAAAATTGAAGATCTAATCCATTCAAGCAAAATATCGGCCAAGATCGACAATTCATGTATACAGGATGGTTATCAACTTTACCATCATTCATTCTTGTTAACAGAAGGGGGAAATTGGGCTGTAATTCAACAGGGAATGAACCAAGAAACTCGTTATGCTAGGAGATATCATTGGCTAGGCGAATCAGCTGATAATTACCTTGAAGAACCACATATGGGGATCTGCTGTGATATCCAAAACCCAAAAACACTGGATATGACTTCCATGGATAGTAATGAAGCAAGGAATGTTAGTGTAGATCTCATTTGCGACAACCCTGAACACTTAAAGAAATATTTTAAGGATAGAACACCTATACTATCAAAGTCACAGATGAAACTTGATAACTACTTCAATGAATTCAAAATGCCTCGCCATCATCCTGTATTGAATCAAGACCTTTCGAATCGTGAATTTGAAGTTTTGAAACGTGCATGGGAAATTCAACCTTCAAATTATGAAGAATTGATTTCACTCGAGGGAATGGGACCAAAGAAGATAAGGGCACTTGCATTGATATCAGACCTTGTATATGGTTCAACACCAAGTTGGGAGGATCCTGTTAAGTATAGCTTCACCCATGGTGGGAAGGATGGATATCCCTATCCAGTTGATCGTGAAGTCTATGATCATTCGATTCAAACATTAAAAGACGCTTTAGATCAAGCTAAACTTGAAAAAAAAGATAAATATCATGCCATAAAACGTCTTGAAGGACTAGTTAACCATTGA
- the nadA gene encoding quinolinate synthase NadA — translation MLNELQKEIIALKKDKNAIILAHNYQTGDIQEIADFIGDSLELCIKASQIVDSDLVVFCGVDFMAETAAILNPNKRIVLPDKEAECPMAHMLTADELRIYKERYPDAAVVLYVNTLAGAKAEADILCTSANAVKVVESLDENRILFGPDMNLAWYVSHQVKDKEIIPAPESGHCYVHKMFNLGDLYFLREKHPDADILVHPECDPEVQEYADYVQSTGGMIKHVAESPKNTFIIGTEVDLVTRLRRENPGKTIIPALNEAICENMKLHTLEKVKNSLINQEFVVKVPTDVAEKAKNAIDKMLEIS, via the coding sequence ATGTTAAATGAACTTCAGAAAGAGATCATAGCACTCAAAAAAGATAAAAATGCTATAATACTGGCACATAATTATCAAACTGGAGATATACAGGAAATTGCGGATTTTATTGGAGACTCACTTGAGCTCTGCATAAAAGCTTCTCAGATTGTTGACTCTGATCTAGTTGTATTTTGCGGAGTGGATTTCATGGCAGAAACAGCAGCTATTTTGAATCCAAATAAACGAATAGTATTACCTGATAAAGAAGCAGAATGTCCCATGGCACATATGCTAACTGCTGATGAACTTAGAATATATAAAGAAAGATATCCTGATGCAGCTGTGGTTCTCTATGTAAATACACTTGCCGGGGCAAAAGCTGAAGCAGATATACTTTGTACGTCTGCAAATGCTGTAAAAGTAGTAGAAAGTCTTGATGAAAACAGAATATTATTTGGTCCGGATATGAACCTTGCTTGGTATGTTTCTCATCAAGTAAAAGATAAGGAGATAATTCCTGCACCTGAAAGTGGACATTGTTATGTGCATAAAATGTTTAACTTAGGGGATCTGTATTTCTTAAGGGAAAAACATCCTGACGCTGACATACTTGTACATCCTGAGTGCGATCCAGAGGTTCAAGAATATGCAGATTATGTTCAGAGTACAGGAGGCATGATTAAACATGTTGCAGAGTCTCCGAAAAACACCTTCATAATAGGAACAGAAGTGGATCTAGTTACAAGGCTTAGAAGGGAAAATCCAGGTAAAACCATAATTCCTGCACTCAATGAAGCAATATGTGAAAATATGAAATTACACACACTTGAGAAAGTGAAAAATTCTCTTATTAATCAAGAATTTGTTGTCAAAGTCCCAACAGATGTGGCTGAGAAAGCAAAAAATGCAATAGATAAAATGCTTGAGATATCTTAA
- the mtnP gene encoding S-methyl-5'-thioadenosine phosphorylase, giving the protein MIGIIGGTGVYEIVTMGDEIDKRVIKTPYGNSPEISLFQLHGKRVAFMPRHAKGHSNPPHMINYRANIYAMKKLGVERILATNAVGSLERSVNPGDFVIPHDFIDFTKIRKGSFYDDRTVHIDVTEPYCNELRSTIKSSGDVIDGGVYVCTEGPRFETPAEIQMFHMIGGTIVGMTGIPEAVLARELEMCYASICTVSNYAASISPTNLTIDEVFEIMDRKKHDLVKLMDISISKMSEERSCHCMGALKGAEI; this is encoded by the coding sequence ATGATAGGAATTATAGGCGGTACTGGAGTTTATGAAATTGTAACCATGGGTGATGAAATTGATAAACGCGTTATAAAAACGCCTTATGGGAATTCTCCTGAGATTTCTCTATTTCAACTTCATGGCAAACGTGTGGCTTTCATGCCAAGACATGCAAAAGGACATTCAAATCCCCCACACATGATTAATTACCGTGCAAATATTTATGCAATGAAAAAATTGGGTGTAGAAAGAATATTAGCTACCAATGCAGTAGGATCACTTGAAAGATCAGTGAATCCAGGAGATTTTGTTATCCCTCATGACTTTATTGATTTTACCAAAATAAGGAAGGGATCTTTTTATGATGACAGAACAGTTCACATTGATGTTACAGAACCCTACTGTAATGAACTGAGAAGTACTATAAAATCTTCGGGTGATGTTATTGATGGTGGTGTTTATGTATGTACAGAGGGGCCAAGATTTGAAACACCTGCAGAAATTCAGATGTTTCATATGATTGGTGGTACAATTGTTGGCATGACTGGAATACCAGAAGCAGTATTGGCACGTGAACTTGAAATGTGTTATGCAAGTATATGTACCGTGTCCAACTATGCGGCTTCAATATCTCCTACCAATCTAACCATAGATGAAGTTTTTGAAATAATGGATAGGAAAAAACATGATCTGGTAAAGCTCATGGATATCTCCATCTCCAAAATGTCTGAAGAAAGAAGTTGTCACTGCATGGGTGCACTTAAAGGTGCGGAGATATGA
- a CDS encoding RtcB family protein, whose protein sequence is MVIEELKKIRECVWEIPTEYKKGMRVPGRIYLDDKAIKTVEKGAIDQVANVACLPGIQKFSIGLPDIHFGYGFSIGGVGAFSAKNGVISPGGVGFDINCGVRLLRTNLTEDDVKPRINELVDTLFKNIPSGVGSKGKLRLKEGEIDDVLDNGAKWAVENGYGWESDLKYLEENGKMDAADSTKVSDKAKKRGIPQLGSLGSGNHFLEIQKMDEIYDENAAKIFGIEEGQITIMIHSGSRGCGHQVCADYLRTMDKAYKRYNINLPDRQLACAPADSDEAQDYFKAMACAANYAWTNRQMIVHWVRESFEQVFNRDADDMNMGIVYDVAHNIAKLESHTIKGQKTDVYVHRKGATRSFGPGREEVPKEYRSIGQPVMIPGTMGTASYILHGTGKAMDETFGSTAHGAGRKMSRAGAKREYNGVEVKKMLEAKGITIKANSMPVVAEEAPGAYKDVDEVVRTCHEAGISLLVGKMIPIGVAKG, encoded by the coding sequence ATGGTTATAGAAGAATTGAAAAAAATAAGAGAATGTGTTTGGGAGATTCCAACAGAGTACAAAAAAGGGATGAGAGTTCCTGGAAGAATATATTTGGACGATAAAGCTATAAAAACTGTTGAAAAAGGTGCCATTGATCAAGTTGCAAATGTAGCTTGTCTTCCGGGTATTCAAAAGTTTTCAATAGGACTTCCGGATATTCACTTTGGGTATGGATTCAGTATTGGTGGTGTTGGAGCTTTCAGTGCTAAAAATGGAGTTATCAGTCCAGGTGGTGTTGGATTTGATATTAACTGCGGAGTAAGATTATTAAGAACCAACCTAACCGAAGATGATGTCAAACCAAGAATAAACGAACTTGTTGATACACTTTTCAAAAATATTCCTTCAGGAGTAGGAAGTAAAGGTAAATTAAGGCTTAAGGAAGGAGAAATCGATGACGTACTTGACAATGGTGCAAAATGGGCTGTTGAAAATGGTTACGGATGGGAATCTGACCTCAAATATCTTGAAGAGAATGGAAAGATGGATGCAGCCGATTCTACCAAGGTTAGTGATAAAGCCAAGAAAAGAGGGATACCACAATTAGGATCTCTTGGATCAGGAAATCATTTCCTAGAAATTCAGAAAATGGATGAAATATATGATGAAAATGCTGCTAAAATCTTTGGAATTGAGGAAGGTCAAATCACTATTATGATACATTCTGGTTCAAGGGGCTGTGGACATCAAGTATGTGCAGACTACCTAAGAACTATGGACAAGGCATATAAAAGATATAATATTAATCTACCAGACAGACAGCTTGCATGTGCGCCTGCAGATTCAGATGAAGCTCAGGATTACTTCAAGGCCATGGCATGTGCTGCCAACTATGCATGGACCAATAGGCAAATGATAGTACATTGGGTAAGGGAATCATTTGAACAAGTTTTCAATAGAGATGCAGATGATATGAACATGGGTATTGTTTATGATGTGGCTCACAATATTGCAAAATTAGAATCACATACCATTAAAGGCCAAAAAACTGATGTATATGTACACAGAAAAGGGGCAACAAGATCATTTGGACCAGGAAGGGAAGAAGTGCCAAAAGAATATCGGTCAATTGGACAACCTGTTATGATACCGGGTACTATGGGTACTGCATCTTATATTCTTCATGGAACAGGAAAAGCAATGGATGAAACATTTGGTTCCACTGCACATGGCGCAGGGCGTAAAATGAGCAGAGCAGGAGCAAAAAGAGAATACAATGGTGTTGAAGTTAAAAAGATGCTTGAAGCAAAAGGAATCACTATAAAAGCTAATTCAATGCCCGTTGTAGCTGAAGAAGCACCAGGTGCTTATAAAGATGTGGATGAAGTTGTTAGAACATGTCATGAAGCAGGAATTTCATTATTAGTAGGTAAAATGATACCCATTGGAGTTGCAAAGGGGTAA
- a CDS encoding FprA family A-type flavoprotein → MTYNLIKEQVYSVGAIDWDRRIFDELINIPNGTSYNSFIVKGKDKTALIDTVDPTKTNELRDNLKKLDVDIDYIVINHAEQDHSGTIPKILKKYSDAIIVTNTKCKEFLSEFLPLTDANFRVVGDGDSLDLGGKTLEFIITPWVHWPDTMVTYLNENKILFSCDFFGSHLATSELFSNEDIYKLAKRYYAEIMMPFRTIITKNLEKLENLNIDIIAPSHGPLYKNPEFIMNAYKDWTSNNTKNEVIIPYISMHGSTKRMVEYLVDSLIDRGITVKPLNLTLTESGELALDLVDATTMVIASPTVLTGPHPSVVYATYLANALRPKLKLVSVMGSYGWGGRMLDLITGMIGNLKVEMISPLIIKGFPKEEDYKKIEAMANEIVSKHEELGIIEKR, encoded by the coding sequence ATGACTTATAATCTGATAAAAGAGCAAGTGTATTCTGTTGGTGCTATAGATTGGGATAGAAGAATTTTTGATGAATTGATCAATATTCCAAATGGAACAAGTTATAACTCCTTTATTGTAAAAGGTAAAGATAAAACAGCATTGATAGACACTGTTGATCCAACTAAAACCAACGAATTACGGGATAATCTTAAAAAATTAGATGTTGATATAGATTACATTGTAATTAACCATGCTGAACAGGATCATTCAGGAACAATTCCCAAAATACTAAAAAAATATAGTGATGCTATCATTGTAACCAATACTAAATGTAAAGAATTTCTTAGCGAATTTCTCCCACTTACTGATGCAAATTTCAGGGTTGTTGGAGATGGAGACAGTTTAGATCTTGGTGGTAAAACACTTGAATTTATAATAACACCATGGGTACACTGGCCAGATACAATGGTAACTTACCTAAATGAAAACAAAATACTTTTCTCATGCGATTTTTTTGGCTCACATTTGGCAACAAGTGAATTATTTTCAAATGAAGATATTTACAAATTAGCCAAAAGATATTATGCCGAGATAATGATGCCCTTCAGAACCATTATTACAAAGAACCTTGAGAAATTGGAGAATTTGAACATTGATATTATTGCTCCAAGCCATGGTCCTTTATACAAAAACCCAGAATTTATAATGAATGCATATAAAGATTGGACATCTAACAATACCAAAAATGAGGTTATCATACCTTACATATCAATGCATGGAAGCACCAAACGTATGGTAGAATATTTAGTGGATTCCTTAATTGATAGGGGAATAACAGTTAAACCATTAAATTTGACCCTAACTGAAAGTGGCGAATTAGCTTTAGATCTTGTAGACGCTACGACCATGGTAATTGCTTCACCAACTGTATTAACAGGCCCACATCCCAGCGTTGTTTATGCCACTTATCTTGCAAATGCCCTCAGACCCAAATTAAAATTAGTTTCTGTAATGGGTTCATATGGATGGGGTGGAAGAATGCTTGATTTGATCACAGGAATGATAGGTAATTTAAAGGTAGAAATGATCTCACCATTAATTATCAAGGGATTTCCAAAGGAAGAAGACTATAAAAAAATAGAAGCAATGGCCAATGAAATTGTTTCAAAGCATGAAGAACTTGGAATAATTGAAAAACGATAA
- a CDS encoding ATP cone domain-containing protein, producing MVVVVKKSGGNEAFDGEKIIKSIEKAAIDAGYSLDRIKNIIDETIKDITEEAGKSGEIDTDAIRDSIFNRFEKNESSIVKSWKNFDAKYKP from the coding sequence ATGGTTGTAGTTGTAAAAAAAAGTGGGGGTAACGAAGCATTTGATGGTGAAAAAATAATAAAATCTATTGAAAAGGCAGCCATTGATGCCGGTTATTCCTTAGATAGAATAAAAAATATAATAGACGAAACCATAAAAGATATAACTGAAGAAGCCGGAAAAAGTGGCGAAATAGATACAGATGCCATTAGGGATAGCATATTCAACAGATTCGAGAAGAATGAGTCTTCCATTGTTAAATCTTGGAAAAATTTCGATGCAAAATATAAACCCTAA
- a CDS encoding archease — protein sequence MEATKKKHLKYEFFDVTADVGYRAYGQSLQKAFENAAIAMFEVITDTSTILPIIEKKIHLEAEDDCAILYDWLSELLFLHDAEYLVFSKFEVKLYSKIDAGEKKYIIDASAFGEEFDPSRHERRSEVKAVTYHMMNIKFEDSYIVQVILDI from the coding sequence TTGGAAGCCACTAAAAAGAAACATTTAAAATATGAATTTTTCGATGTTACAGCTGATGTAGGATACAGAGCATATGGCCAAAGTCTTCAAAAAGCTTTTGAAAACGCTGCCATTGCAATGTTCGAAGTAATAACAGATACATCTACTATATTACCAATTATCGAGAAAAAAATTCATTTGGAAGCCGAAGATGACTGTGCAATACTATATGACTGGCTTTCAGAATTACTTTTCCTACATGATGCAGAATATCTAGTTTTCTCTAAATTTGAGGTAAAACTTTATTCTAAAATTGATGCTGGAGAAAAAAAATATATCATTGATGCTTCAGCTTTTGGAGAAGAATTTGATCCATCAAGGCACGAGAGACGATCTGAAGTTAAAGCTGTCACTTATCACATGATGAATATAAAATTTGAAGATAGTTACATAGTACAAGTAATTCTTGACATTTAA
- a CDS encoding ORC1-type DNA replication protein, with product MGIDDILLFDETIFKNIDAFNPDYVPENYLHRESQMEALAICLRPALRGGRPINTVVLGSPATGKTTAINKIFNIVEGTSDRVVCVYVNCQLHTTRFNIFSQIYNKIFGHMPPETGVPFSRIYGSIMKYLQTEKKSMVVALDDVSYLFHSKNANKIFYDILRAHEEFKGVRTGIFAILSDIEFRYMLDKNVTSVFIPQEIIFEPYTTQEMFDILKDRIKAGFYPDVISDDILQQIAEYASSAGDLRMGIDLLRVSGNFAEADASKTIEKKHLIEAAKNTGSANLKSTLKTLSKDEKILLKTIIDFNKDDLIAGDLYKSFSEKTSTSYASFDRTLNKLEFLRLIDTKFTGKGVKGNSRIIILRFNTEEILKCLERVQYLKNKNG from the coding sequence ATGGGTATCGATGATATACTACTCTTTGATGAAACAATATTCAAGAATATAGACGCTTTCAATCCAGATTACGTTCCCGAAAATTATCTTCACAGAGAATCACAGATGGAAGCTCTTGCTATATGTTTAAGGCCAGCCCTTAGAGGAGGGCGTCCAATTAATACAGTTGTTCTAGGTTCTCCGGCTACTGGAAAAACAACTGCAATAAATAAGATCTTCAACATAGTTGAAGGAACTTCTGATAGAGTTGTGTGTGTTTATGTAAACTGCCAGCTCCATACAACCCGTTTCAATATCTTTTCTCAGATATACAATAAGATATTTGGGCATATGCCTCCTGAAACAGGTGTACCATTTTCACGGATTTATGGAAGTATAATGAAGTACCTACAGACTGAGAAAAAATCAATGGTAGTTGCACTTGATGATGTGAGCTATCTATTCCATAGTAAAAATGCTAATAAGATATTTTATGATATATTAAGGGCTCACGAAGAATTTAAGGGAGTTAGAACAGGTATATTTGCAATTTTATCCGATATTGAATTCCGCTACATGCTTGACAAAAATGTCACTTCAGTGTTCATACCTCAAGAAATTATTTTTGAACCATACACAACACAAGAAATGTTTGACATATTAAAAGACAGGATAAAAGCAGGTTTCTATCCAGATGTAATATCTGACGATATTTTACAACAGATTGCAGAATATGCATCATCTGCAGGGGATCTGAGGATGGGAATAGATTTATTAAGGGTCAGTGGAAATTTTGCAGAAGCAGATGCATCAAAAACTATAGAAAAAAAGCATCTAATAGAAGCAGCTAAAAATACAGGATCAGCAAACCTCAAAAGCACTCTTAAAACCCTTTCTAAGGATGAAAAAATTCTTTTAAAAACTATAATTGATTTCAACAAAGATGACCTGATTGCAGGGGATCTTTATAAGAGTTTTAGTGAAAAAACTTCGACTAGCTATGCCTCATTTGATAGAACATTGAATAAATTGGAATTTTTAAGGCTCATTGACACAAAATTCACAGGTAAAGGTGTAAAGGGTAATTCTAGAATTATTATTCTGAGATTCAATACCGAAGAAATATTGAAGTGTCTTGAAAGAGTTCAATATTTGAAAAACAAAAATGGATAA
- a CDS encoding 6-hydroxymethylpterin diphosphokinase MptE-like protein, with translation MNLEEWFSWYNEILEVFGFDKEMDEKSAEILRKLLKDKNSLSPPDLIIKPNTIIFGAGPSLKRNLKELKKLKLDDFTIICADGAVTALLEEEMIPDLVVTDLDGKIEDIIESNRRGAMMIVHAHGNNIDNLKKYVPLLENVLGTTQSIPLDNVYNFGGFTDGDRCLFLAVEFGAKNIVMAGMDFGKIITRYSRPNIVGSEGLADNIKEKKLEYAKKLVEWIAKNENVMIFNLSHGEKIKGVTDIDIDYFHHNFQK, from the coding sequence ATGAATCTTGAAGAATGGTTTTCATGGTATAATGAGATATTGGAAGTATTTGGCTTTGACAAGGAAATGGATGAAAAATCTGCTGAAATACTCAGAAAACTTCTTAAAGATAAAAATAGCCTATCTCCCCCAGATTTAATTATCAAACCTAACACAATTATTTTTGGAGCCGGACCTTCACTTAAAAGGAATTTGAAAGAACTTAAAAAGTTAAAACTAGATGATTTCACCATTATATGTGCAGATGGTGCTGTTACAGCTCTTTTAGAGGAAGAAATGATTCCAGATTTAGTTGTTACTGATCTTGATGGTAAGATTGAGGATATAATAGAATCAAACAGAAGAGGAGCTATGATGATTGTACATGCACATGGTAACAACATAGACAACTTAAAAAAATATGTTCCCCTCCTTGAAAATGTTCTAGGAACTACACAGAGTATTCCCCTAGATAATGTGTATAATTTCGGAGGATTCACAGACGGAGACAGATGTCTTTTCCTTGCAGTGGAATTTGGTGCAAAAAATATTGTGATGGCTGGTATGGACTTTGGGAAAATAATAACACGTTATTCAAGACCAAATATTGTTGGAAGTGAAGGTCTAGCAGACAATATAAAGGAAAAAAAACTTGAATACGCAAAAAAACTTGTTGAATGGATTGCAAAAAATGAAAATGTGATGATCTTCAATTTATCACATGGAGAAAAGATCAAGGGTGTTACAGATATTGATATAGATTATTTTCACCATAACTTTCAAAAATAA